Below is a window of Terriglobales bacterium DNA.
ATTTGGTACTCGTCGGCAATATTGAGCGCCGCCAGCACGGCCAGTCGCAGCGAATCCACGGTGGAGGTCTGCTCGGCGACGGCGCGCATTTTGGAATCGACGAATTCGGCGAGGCGGAAGATGTAATCGGGATCGGTGCCGCGCAGGTTATACGGCTGGTCAAAGATTTCCACACGAACGCTGTTTACATTTCCATTGGAAGAACTCAATGTTGTCTCCTTGCCTTCCGCTGGGTTGATTATGCCCCGGAATCGTCCGTCGTCAATTCATCAATTTGGCGCAGCATCTTCTCGACCCTGGAGCGGACCTCTTCGCGCTCCTTGCGCAGGCCGATCATCTCCAAACGCATGGA
It encodes the following:
- a CDS encoding cell division protein ZapA, with translation MSSSNGNVNSVRVEIFDQPYNLRGTDPDYIFRLAEFVDSKMRAVAEQTSTVDSLRLAVLAALNIADEYQILKRKYDAISKDMNQRTSSLENALDEVLKDSRRAV